A genomic window from Glycine soja cultivar W05 chromosome 10, ASM419377v2, whole genome shotgun sequence includes:
- the LOC114370049 gene encoding casparian strip membrane protein 2: protein MSTTIDVPESSNVAKGKAVLVAPPRPGGWKKGVAIMDFILRLGAIAAALGAAATMGTSDQTLPFFTQFFQFEASYDSFTSFQFFVITMALVGGYLVLSLPFSFVAIIRPHAAGPRLFLIILDTVFLTLTTASGASAAAIVYLAHNGNQDSNWLAICNQFGDFCAQTSSAVVSSFVAVVVLVLLVVLSALALGKR, encoded by the exons ATGTCAACCACCATTGATGTCCCTGAATCAAGCAATGTTGCTAAAGGCAAAGCAGTTTTAGTTGCACCTCCAAGGCCAGGAGGATGGAAGAAAGGGGTTGCAATTATGGACTTTATTCTAAGGTTAGGTGCCATAGCAGCTGCTCTTGGTGCTGCTGCCACTATGGGAACAAGTGATCAAACACTCCCTTTCTTCACTCAGTTCTTTCAGTTTGAGGCTAGTTATGATAGCTTCACTTCTTTCCA GTTTTTCGTTATTACAATGGCTTTAGTGGGTGGCTACCTTGTGCTATCCCTACCTTTCTCTTTCGTAGCCATCATTCGCCCCCATGCAGCTGGACCAAGGCTTTTCTTGATTATCTTAGACACT GTGTTTCTCACTCTAACAACTGCTAGTGGTGCTTCAGCTGCTGCCATAGTTTACTTGGCACACAATGGGAACCAAGACTCAAACTGGCTTGCCATATGCAACCAATTTGGAGATTTCTGTGCACAGACCAGTTCGGCAGTGGTGTCATCCTTCGTTGCTGTGGTTGTCTTGGTGTTGTTGGTTGTGCTGTCTGCTTTGGCTCTTGGGAAGCGTTGA